The following proteins come from a genomic window of Flavobacterium crocinum:
- a CDS encoding four helix bundle protein, which translates to MIIELAEKMPNTNVIRSIANQIVRSGTSVGANYRAVCRARSDREFVAKMNIVLEEADETLFWLEIIKEKMWIAKSELETIWKEGNELTAIFVSSLKTVNNRINNKN; encoded by the coding sequence ATGATAATTGAATTGGCTGAAAAAATGCCAAATACAAATGTGATTAGATCAATTGCTAATCAGATAGTAAGAAGTGGAACATCTGTTGGCGCAAATTATCGAGCAGTTTGTCGAGCCAGGAGCGATAGGGAATTTGTAGCCAAAATGAATATCGTTTTAGAGGAAGCTGATGAAACTTTATTTTGGTTAGAAATTATAAAAGAAAAAATGTGGATTGCAAAATCTGAATTAGAAACAATTTGGAAAGAAGGGAATGAGTTAACAGCCATTTTCGTGAGCAGTTTGAAGACGGTAAACAATAGAATCAATAATAAAAATTAG
- a CDS encoding FtsW/RodA/SpoVE family cell cycle protein — MKELVNKLKGDRVIWSFVALLALFSFMPVFSASSNLAYIGHGTGNTLGYLVKHLAHVCIGFLIIYWVHKVPYHYFRAISKIALPVVWLLLLYTLLKGTVIAGANASRWIQVPFIGITFQTSTLAASVLFIYVARYLSKTKEENEPFQTSFIQLWIPVFITLALILPANFSTTALIFSMVMMLTFIGKYPLKYIAFIIGSGIAMLAFFLLVAKAFPESRFFSRVSTWESRIMNFTTDKPDEDDYQIEKAKIAIASGKLGGLGPGKSVQKNFLPQSSSDFIYAIVVEEYGLVGGVAILVLYLLLLFRFVVASHKANTLFGKLVVVGLGFPMIFQAMINMAVAVELLPVTGQTLPLISSGGSSIWMTCFSLGIIISVTKKEEEIAEEKEEKAKRKEALQRLIDKELAEEDLVSEEIYEDGPVYSIEDSSRNPMNAVLNK, encoded by the coding sequence ATGAAAGAGCTGGTAAACAAACTAAAAGGAGATAGGGTAATATGGTCATTCGTGGCTTTATTGGCTTTGTTTTCGTTTATGCCTGTTTTTAGTGCGAGTAGTAATCTGGCATATATTGGTCATGGAACCGGGAATACACTGGGTTATTTAGTAAAGCATTTGGCTCACGTTTGTATCGGTTTCCTGATTATTTACTGGGTTCACAAAGTGCCGTATCATTATTTTAGAGCAATTTCTAAAATTGCACTTCCGGTAGTGTGGTTATTATTGCTTTACACTTTGTTGAAAGGAACTGTAATTGCAGGAGCAAATGCAAGTCGTTGGATTCAGGTACCGTTCATTGGAATTACGTTTCAGACTTCGACTTTAGCGGCAAGCGTATTGTTTATTTACGTTGCCCGTTATTTGTCGAAAACCAAAGAAGAAAATGAGCCGTTTCAGACTTCGTTTATCCAGCTGTGGATTCCGGTTTTTATCACTTTGGCATTGATTTTACCTGCGAACTTCTCGACAACAGCGTTGATTTTTTCAATGGTAATGATGTTGACATTCATAGGTAAATATCCATTAAAATATATTGCTTTTATTATAGGGTCAGGAATTGCCATGTTGGCGTTTTTCCTTTTGGTAGCAAAAGCATTTCCAGAGTCAAGGTTTTTCAGCAGGGTATCCACTTGGGAAAGTCGTATTATGAATTTTACGACAGACAAACCAGATGAAGACGATTATCAAATTGAAAAAGCAAAAATTGCAATCGCATCAGGAAAGCTGGGAGGATTAGGACCAGGAAAAAGTGTTCAAAAGAACTTTTTACCACAATCTTCTTCCGATTTTATTTATGCAATTGTAGTTGAAGAATATGGTTTAGTTGGAGGAGTTGCAATATTAGTTTTGTATCTGTTATTGTTATTCCGTTTTGTGGTTGCTTCACATAAAGCGAATACTTTATTTGGAAAATTAGTAGTCGTCGGACTCGGATTTCCAATGATTTTTCAGGCAATGATTAACATGGCGGTTGCAGTTGAATTATTGCCAGTAACTGGACAAACATTACCGCTAATAAGTTCTGGAGGTAGTTCAATTTGGATGACTTGTTTCTCTTTAGGGATTATAATCAGTGTGACGAAAAAAGAGGAAGAAATCGCAGAAGAGAAAGAAGAAAAAGCAAAACGTAAAGAAGCTTTACAGCGATTGATAGATAAAGAACTGGCAGAAGAAGATTTAGTTTCTGAAGAGATATATGAAGATGGACCAGTGTATTCGATAGAAGACAGTTCAAGAAATCCGATGAATGCGGTTTTAAACAAATAA
- the murG gene encoding undecaprenyldiphospho-muramoylpentapeptide beta-N-acetylglucosaminyltransferase: MTKYKFILSGGGTGGHIYPAIAIANELKLQFPDAEFLFVGAKDKMEMQKVPQAGYEIKGLWIAGLQRKLTLQNLMFPLKLASSLLESKRIIKKFKPNVVIGTGGFASGPLLQAAGSAGIPTVVQEQNSFPGITNKLLSKKANAICVAYQNLERFFPKEKIVLTGNPVRQDLIDIDSKRDEAIAFYGLDPNKKTLLVLGGSLGARRINQLIEKELQNFLSQNVQVIWQCGKLYFEEYKKYNQPNVKVVDFIERMDFVYAASDIIISRAGASSVSELCIVGKPVIFIPSPNVAEDHQTKNAQAIVDAKGAILLKESELDNEFSIVFEALLKDSGKQKQLSDNIKKLAMPKATQAIVAEIVKLIK; this comes from the coding sequence ATGACAAAGTATAAATTCATACTTAGCGGAGGAGGAACAGGAGGACATATTTATCCTGCGATTGCGATTGCAAACGAATTAAAATTACAATTTCCTGATGCAGAATTTCTTTTTGTAGGTGCCAAAGATAAAATGGAAATGCAGAAAGTGCCTCAGGCAGGTTACGAAATAAAAGGTCTTTGGATTGCGGGTTTACAGCGAAAACTGACTTTACAAAACTTAATGTTTCCGCTTAAACTAGCAAGTAGTTTATTGGAATCAAAAAGAATAATTAAAAAATTTAAGCCAAATGTGGTAATTGGTACGGGTGGTTTTGCCAGTGGGCCTTTATTACAAGCGGCAGGTTCGGCAGGAATTCCGACAGTAGTTCAGGAACAGAATTCATTTCCTGGAATAACAAATAAACTGCTGAGTAAAAAAGCCAATGCGATTTGTGTGGCGTATCAGAATTTGGAACGTTTTTTTCCAAAAGAGAAAATTGTTTTAACTGGGAATCCGGTTCGTCAGGATTTAATTGATATTGACAGCAAACGCGATGAAGCCATTGCTTTTTATGGGTTAGATCCCAATAAAAAAACATTATTGGTTCTGGGAGGAAGTTTAGGAGCGAGAAGAATCAATCAGTTAATTGAAAAAGAATTGCAAAATTTCCTTTCGCAAAATGTTCAGGTAATCTGGCAATGCGGGAAATTATATTTTGAAGAATATAAAAAGTACAATCAGCCAAATGTAAAAGTGGTTGATTTTATTGAAAGAATGGATTTTGTTTACGCGGCATCAGATATCATAATTTCACGTGCAGGAGCTTCTTCGGTATCAGAATTATGTATTGTCGGAAAACCGGTGATTTTTATTCCATCTCCGAATGTGGCTGAGGATCATCAAACTAAAAATGCGCAGGCAATTGTTGATGCTAAAGGCGCGATTTTGTTGAAAGAATCTGAGTTAGACAACGAGTTTAGCATTGTTTTTGAAGCGCTGCTGAAAGATTCAGGAAAACAGAAACAGCTAAGTGATAATATTAAAAAACTGGCAATGCCAAAAGCAACTCAAGCAATTGTTGCAGAGATTGTGAAGTTAATTAAGTAG
- the murC gene encoding UDP-N-acetylmuramate--L-alanine ligase: MNLNQIQNVYFIGIGGIGMSALARYFKFIGKQVSGYDKTPSMLTNELIESGIDIHFEDDINLIPKEYYVENTLVIYTPAVPKTHSEWNYFIERHYEVKKRAEVLGIISKDTFCFAVAGTHGKTTTSSILGHILFQSGADVTAFIGGIVENYNSNLIGSGKTVTVVEADEFDRSFLHLRPDIACVTSMDADHLDIYGTSEAIQESFREFASKVEDKNNLFITKELPLDGIQCAINEDAVYKAFNVRIEDGAYVFDVQTPSEIMKDLRFGLPGKHNLMNGLMAIAMAKTFGTPTDSIAKAIASFNGIRRRFSYQIKSENLVYIDDYAHHPTEINAVHQAVRELYPGKKVLAIFQPHLFSRTKDFVDGFAESLSKFDEVFLMDIYPARELPMEGVTSDWLLGKMTNTNKKIVAKEDLLGEIKASDAPIIVTIGAGDLGEMVPSIKKILNENI, translated from the coding sequence ATGAATTTAAATCAAATACAAAACGTTTATTTTATTGGTATCGGAGGAATCGGAATGAGTGCCTTGGCTCGTTATTTCAAATTTATTGGAAAACAAGTTTCAGGTTACGATAAAACGCCTTCTATGCTGACTAATGAATTGATTGAAAGCGGTATTGATATTCATTTTGAGGACGATATTAACTTAATTCCAAAAGAGTATTATGTGGAGAATACGTTGGTGATTTATACGCCTGCGGTTCCAAAAACACATTCTGAATGGAATTATTTTATTGAAAGACATTACGAGGTTAAAAAACGTGCAGAAGTTCTTGGAATTATTAGTAAAGATACTTTCTGTTTTGCCGTTGCAGGAACACACGGAAAAACAACAACATCAAGTATTTTGGGGCATATTTTATTTCAAAGCGGTGCTGATGTAACTGCTTTTATTGGCGGAATTGTAGAAAATTACAATTCTAATTTAATCGGAAGCGGGAAAACGGTAACAGTGGTAGAAGCAGATGAATTTGACAGATCGTTTCTGCATTTACGTCCAGATATTGCTTGTGTGACTTCTATGGATGCAGATCATTTGGATATTTATGGAACTAGTGAGGCAATTCAGGAATCTTTCAGAGAATTTGCTTCAAAAGTAGAAGATAAAAATAATCTCTTCATAACAAAAGAATTACCGCTTGACGGAATTCAATGTGCTATAAATGAAGATGCTGTATATAAGGCTTTTAACGTTCGTATAGAAGATGGGGCTTATGTTTTTGATGTGCAGACGCCATCAGAAATCATGAAGGATTTACGTTTCGGACTGCCTGGTAAACACAATTTAATGAATGGATTGATGGCTATTGCAATGGCTAAGACATTCGGCACCCCGACCGATTCTATTGCAAAAGCCATTGCTTCATTCAACGGAATTAGAAGACGTTTTTCATATCAAATAAAGAGTGAAAATTTAGTATATATTGATGATTATGCGCATCATCCAACAGAAATAAATGCTGTTCATCAAGCAGTTAGGGAGCTTTATCCGGGCAAGAAAGTTTTAGCGATTTTCCAGCCTCATTTATTCAGTAGAACTAAAGATTTTGTGGATGGATTTGCAGAAAGTTTGTCAAAGTTTGATGAAGTGTTTTTGATGGATATTTACCCTGCTAGAGAGCTTCCGATGGAAGGAGTAACTTCTGATTGGCTTTTGGGTAAAATGACCAATACGAACAAAAAAATTGTTGCAAAAGAAGATTTATTAGGTGAAATCAAAGCCAGTGATGCGCCAATAATTGTAACAATTGGAGCTGGTGATCTGGGAGAAATGGTTCCGTCAATTAAAAAGATTTTAAATGAAAATATTTAA
- a CDS encoding cell division protein FtsQ/DivIB: MKIFNWANIRLVLIFGLVLFLYSFAQHRNGDRKLKKSMVVFVGENTLFLKPETVNKLLIENKRDASSIRKDEVDLNKIEKTLDTQEMIEKSNVFVSIDGVLKAVVKQKTPIARVYDGGASFYIDYEGNKMPLSDNFTARVPLVSGAINEKNNEDLAALLRTIYDDEFLKKNIIAIEIMPNGSLKLFNRNYDYFIDFGRTMNVDKKFRNYKAFFQKAVLDSSLYKYKKIDLRFTEQVVCTK, translated from the coding sequence ATGAAAATATTTAATTGGGCAAATATTCGATTAGTACTAATTTTCGGACTGGTTTTGTTTCTGTATTCTTTCGCGCAACATCGAAACGGAGATCGAAAACTGAAAAAATCAATGGTTGTTTTTGTAGGAGAAAATACGCTTTTTTTGAAGCCGGAAACGGTTAATAAATTGTTGATAGAAAATAAAAGAGACGCTTCCAGTATTAGAAAAGATGAAGTAGATTTGAATAAGATAGAGAAAACCCTCGATACGCAAGAGATGATTGAGAAGTCAAACGTTTTTGTAAGTATTGATGGAGTTCTAAAAGCAGTAGTAAAACAGAAGACGCCCATAGCAAGAGTTTATGACGGCGGCGCTTCTTTTTATATTGATTACGAGGGTAATAAAATGCCTTTGTCTGACAATTTCACTGCGAGAGTTCCTCTTGTTTCAGGGGCAATTAATGAAAAAAATAACGAAGATTTAGCGGCTTTACTTCGCACAATTTACGATGATGAGTTTTTGAAAAAAAACATCATTGCCATCGAGATTATGCCGAATGGAAGCTTAAAATTGTTTAATCGTAACTATGATTACTTCATAGATTTCGGCAGAACGATGAATGTTGATAAGAAATTTAGAAACTATAAAGCGTTTTTTCAAAAAGCAGTTTTAGATAGTTCGTTATACAAATACAAAAAAATTGACCTTAGGTTTACGGAACAAGTAGTTTGCACTAAATAA
- the ftsA gene encoding cell division protein FtsA gives MEKDNIAVGLDIGTTKIVAMIGKKNEYGKLEILGIGKSKSLGVARGVVNNITQTIQSIQQAIIEAENNSGYKIKDVVVGIAGQHIRSIQHTDYISRNNPEEVIGENDIQLLIDQVNKLAMLPGEEIIHVLPQEFKIDGQSEIKEPIGMYGGRLESSFHVVVGQASSIRNVGRCIQSSGIELSGLTLEPLASADAVLSQEEKEAGVALIDIGGGTTDLAIFKDGIIRHTAVIPFGGNVITDDIKEGCSIIEKQAELLKIKFGSAWPGENKDNEIVSIPGLRGREPKEISLKNLSKIIHARVVEIVEQVFAEIKAYGHEDPRKKLIAGIVLTGGGAQLKHIKQLVEYITGMDTRIGYPNEHLAGNSGEEISSPLFATAVGLVMNSIENSSQSAVRMELVNEQPKVVYRNAPPVQRYEVEENYVEKVETIEETREVVSQKASKDESTETKIRRSFFDRYVDKIKEFLDNAE, from the coding sequence ATGGAAAAAGATAATATTGCAGTAGGTCTAGATATTGGAACAACCAAAATCGTTGCCATGATTGGCAAGAAAAATGAGTATGGTAAGTTGGAGATTTTGGGCATTGGTAAATCCAAAAGTTTGGGTGTTGCCAGAGGAGTAGTAAACAACATTACGCAGACGATTCAGTCTATTCAACAGGCCATAATCGAAGCGGAAAATAATTCGGGTTACAAAATTAAAGATGTGGTAGTGGGGATTGCCGGACAGCACATCAGAAGTATTCAGCATACGGATTACATCAGCAGAAACAATCCTGAAGAAGTAATCGGCGAAAATGATATTCAGCTTCTAATCGATCAGGTAAATAAACTGGCGATGTTACCGGGAGAAGAAATCATTCACGTTTTACCTCAGGAATTTAAAATCGACGGACAGTCTGAAATTAAAGAGCCGATCGGAATGTACGGCGGAAGATTAGAATCTAGTTTTCACGTTGTAGTGGGTCAAGCATCATCAATCAGAAATGTTGGAAGATGTATTCAAAGTTCAGGAATTGAATTGTCTGGATTGACATTAGAACCATTAGCTTCGGCAGATGCTGTTTTAAGTCAGGAAGAAAAAGAAGCGGGTGTTGCATTAATCGATATTGGTGGTGGAACAACAGATTTGGCTATTTTCAAAGACGGTATCATTCGTCACACAGCTGTAATTCCTTTTGGAGGAAATGTGATTACAGATGATATCAAAGAAGGATGTTCGATTATTGAAAAACAAGCGGAGCTTCTAAAAATAAAGTTCGGATCTGCTTGGCCAGGAGAAAATAAAGACAATGAGATTGTTTCTATTCCAGGGCTGAGAGGAAGAGAGCCAAAAGAGATTTCACTAAAAAATCTTTCTAAAATTATCCACGCAAGAGTAGTGGAAATTGTAGAACAGGTTTTTGCAGAAATAAAAGCATACGGTCACGAAGATCCTCGCAAAAAGCTTATTGCCGGAATTGTTTTAACTGGTGGAGGTGCACAATTAAAGCACATCAAACAATTGGTTGAATACATTACGGGAATGGATACCAGAATTGGTTATCCTAATGAGCATTTAGCAGGAAACTCAGGAGAAGAAATTTCTAGTCCATTATTTGCAACAGCAGTCGGATTAGTTATGAATAGTATTGAAAATAGTTCTCAAAGTGCTGTTAGAATGGAGTTGGTTAATGAACAGCCAAAAGTTGTTTACAGAAATGCTCCGCCAGTACAGCGATACGAAGTGGAAGAAAACTACGTTGAGAAAGTAGAGACTATCGAAGAAACTAGAGAGGTTGTAAGCCAGAAGGCATCTAAAGATGAATCTACCGAAACCAAAATAAGACGATCATTTTTTGATCGATACGTCGACAAAATCAAAGAATTTTTAGACAACGCAGAGTAA
- the ftsZ gene encoding cell division protein FtsZ, giving the protein MMSNSEFGSISFDLPKNQSNVIKVIGVGGGGSNAINHMFKQGIKGVDFIVCNTDSQALQNSSVPNKIQLGLNLTEGLGAGANPDVGQQSAIESISDIEKMLDKNTKMVFITAGMGGGTGTGAAPVIAQLAKEREILTVGIVTIPFQFEGKVRQEQAIIGIEKLRKQVDSLIVINNNKLREVYGNLGFKAGFSKADEVLATASRGIAEVITHHYTQNIDLRDAKTVLANSGTAIMGSSVSEGENRAKDAIVSALDSPLLNDNKITGAKNVLLLIVSGTNEITLDEIGEINDHIQAEAGYNANIIMGVGEDESLGEAIAVTIIATGFDVEQQNEIVNTEPKKIIHTLEDEQRSVHNLTNRPISSFDLTVDTPTAKVEDKVVFDLIDDDETFTPTPTNAVAPAINQEELVVMSEFIKNLDVTFEIVSPITDIDFTISSPEKPAVQQFQQQQPVQQQPIKQQQQVQQQRVFEREEQTAFSFDLPLFKQEPVKREPVVEDNRVLFELTNETREIKVNDPVQFVPVTEVSENGIIKYSLEEYMEVENDLMASKPVEKKVEDTIPEELNITLKPRTDFASQPDFSTTSEVSPLELTIEETLRLRAEERRKKLKEFNYKFHNNVSRIDELEKEPAYKRLGIDLSNSQSNNTNSRISVGTDSNNDLQLRSNNSFLHDNVD; this is encoded by the coding sequence ATGATGAGCAACTCAGAATTTGGAAGTATTTCATTTGATTTACCAAAAAATCAATCAAATGTAATCAAAGTAATAGGTGTAGGTGGAGGCGGAAGTAACGCAATTAACCACATGTTTAAGCAAGGTATTAAAGGCGTAGATTTTATCGTTTGTAATACCGATTCGCAAGCGCTTCAAAATAGTTCAGTACCAAATAAGATTCAGTTAGGACTTAATTTAACTGAAGGATTAGGTGCAGGAGCAAACCCGGACGTTGGACAGCAGTCGGCTATCGAAAGTATTTCTGATATCGAAAAAATGTTGGATAAAAATACTAAGATGGTATTTATCACTGCTGGTATGGGTGGAGGAACTGGAACTGGTGCAGCTCCGGTAATTGCTCAGTTGGCAAAAGAAAGAGAAATATTAACAGTTGGTATCGTGACGATTCCGTTTCAGTTTGAAGGGAAAGTACGTCAGGAGCAGGCGATTATTGGAATTGAAAAATTGCGTAAGCAAGTCGATTCTTTAATTGTAATCAACAATAATAAATTAAGAGAAGTATACGGAAATCTTGGTTTCAAAGCAGGATTCTCTAAAGCGGACGAAGTTTTGGCAACGGCCTCCAGAGGTATTGCTGAAGTAATTACGCACCACTATACTCAAAATATCGATTTACGTGACGCGAAAACTGTTTTGGCTAACAGTGGAACTGCAATCATGGGATCTTCTGTGTCAGAAGGTGAAAACAGAGCAAAAGACGCCATCGTTTCTGCTTTAGATTCCCCATTGTTGAACGACAATAAAATTACAGGTGCCAAAAACGTATTGTTGCTTATCGTTTCTGGAACTAACGAGATTACTCTTGACGAAATCGGAGAAATCAACGATCATATTCAGGCCGAAGCAGGTTACAATGCCAATATCATCATGGGAGTTGGTGAAGACGAATCTCTTGGTGAGGCTATCGCGGTAACTATTATTGCAACAGGTTTTGATGTGGAACAACAAAACGAAATTGTAAATACAGAACCAAAGAAAATCATTCATACGTTAGAAGATGAGCAGAGAAGTGTTCATAATTTAACAAACAGACCGATTTCATCTTTCGACTTAACAGTGGATACACCAACTGCAAAAGTAGAAGACAAAGTTGTTTTTGATTTAATAGACGACGATGAAACTTTTACTCCAACTCCTACAAATGCTGTTGCTCCAGCAATTAATCAGGAAGAGTTGGTAGTTATGTCTGAATTTATTAAAAATCTGGATGTAACTTTCGAAATTGTTTCGCCAATTACAGATATTGATTTTACAATTTCTTCGCCAGAGAAACCAGCTGTTCAGCAATTTCAGCAGCAACAGCCAGTTCAACAGCAACCAATTAAGCAACAGCAACAAGTACAGCAGCAAAGAGTATTTGAAAGAGAAGAACAAACCGCTTTTTCTTTTGATCTTCCTTTGTTCAAACAAGAGCCTGTAAAAAGAGAGCCGGTTGTTGAGGATAACAGAGTTTTGTTTGAATTAACAAATGAAACTCGCGAAATAAAAGTAAACGATCCAGTACAGTTTGTTCCTGTAACAGAAGTTTCGGAGAACGGAATCATTAAATATTCTCTTGAAGAATATATGGAAGTTGAAAACGATTTGATGGCTTCTAAACCAGTAGAAAAAAAGGTTGAAGATACAATTCCAGAAGAATTGAATATCACTTTAAAACCAAGAACTGATTTTGCTAGTCAGCCTGATTTTTCAACAACTTCTGAAGTTTCTCCATTAGAATTGACAATTGAAGAAACACTTCGTTTAAGAGCTGAAGAAAGAAGAAAGAAACTAAAAGAGTTTAACTATAAATTCCATAACAATGTTTCTAGAATTGATGAGTTGGAAAAAGAGCCAGCTTATAAAAGATTAGGAATTGATTTGTCAAATTCGCAATCAAATAATACGAATTCAAGAATCTCTGTTGGAACCGATAGCAATAATGATTTACAATTGCGTTCAAACAATTCATTTTTGCACGATAATGTAGATTAA
- a CDS encoding GatB/YqeY domain-containing protein yields the protein MSLQTQIMDEIKTAMKAKDTVALEALRAVKSELLLASTSSGSKEELSEDEEIKLLQRLVKTRKESARIFTEQNRPDLAEPELAQVAVIEKFLPAQLSEEEVEAVIAKIIAETGASGIASMGKVMGLASAQLGGTAEGKTISTIVKKLLS from the coding sequence ATGAGTTTACAAACACAAATCATGGACGAAATTAAAACGGCCATGAAAGCAAAAGATACAGTAGCGTTAGAAGCTTTAAGAGCAGTAAAATCTGAATTGTTATTGGCTTCAACATCTTCTGGATCTAAAGAAGAATTATCAGAAGACGAAGAAATTAAATTATTGCAGAGATTGGTTAAAACTCGTAAAGAAAGCGCAAGAATCTTTACAGAGCAAAATCGTCCTGACTTAGCTGAACCAGAATTGGCTCAGGTTGCTGTAATCGAGAAGTTTTTACCAGCTCAATTAAGCGAAGAAGAAGTAGAAGCTGTAATAGCAAAAATTATTGCTGAAACAGGAGCTTCTGGAATTGCTTCAATGGGTAAAGTTATGGGATTAGCATCTGCTCAATTAGGTGGAACAGCTGAAGGAAAAACTATTTCTACAATTGTAAAAAAATTACTTTCGTAA
- a CDS encoding GNAT family N-acetyltransferase yields the protein MELNFKDFPKLITERLILRNIEKTDVVLIHKLHSDAIVNAFVGRENSSNLKKAEEYIIKMQNLIARNECIYWVITEKGNNNLIGSICLWNFDIENEIVEIGYEMLSEFQGKGIMTEVIKKIIEYAFEKIKAKIITAFPSSDNINSVSILKKMNFELENKKYNNTHEGIKNLVTYTLRNSQINN from the coding sequence ATGGAATTGAATTTTAAAGACTTCCCTAAACTAATTACCGAAAGATTAATATTAAGAAATATTGAAAAAACTGATGTTGTTTTAATTCATAAATTACATTCTGATGCAATTGTAAATGCTTTTGTTGGAAGAGAGAATTCATCAAACTTAAAAAAAGCAGAAGAATACATCATTAAAATGCAAAATTTAATTGCGAGAAATGAATGCATTTATTGGGTTATAACTGAAAAAGGAAACAACAATCTAATTGGTTCAATTTGTTTATGGAATTTTGATATCGAAAATGAAATTGTAGAAATAGGATATGAAATGTTGAGTGAATTTCAAGGTAAAGGAATAATGACGGAAGTAATCAAAAAAATAATAGAATATGCGTTTGAAAAAATAAAAGCAAAAATAATAACTGCTTTTCCGTCTTCTGACAACATTAATTCTGTATCAATATTAAAAAAAATGAACTTTGAATTGGAGAATAAAAAATATAATAATACTCATGAGGGTATAAAAAATCTGGTAACTTATACTTTAAGAAATAGTCAAATTAATAACTAG
- a CDS encoding outer membrane protein assembly factor BamB family protein — translation MKKNLITLLFVFTVINMFGQVPATTKTGKTNTSNTSLSPAEMVTNKAIRPIKKIPLDDTSILIYDYDGSLFSFDLVSESINWTVKATDAYTEMCANKITMLNGVLYVPFINGEIFAIDNQSGDIFWKSRLGNITDQIVLKDQTPIINDGKLFITAQNQNQGSNLYALDIKDGSLVWNYKLDSAQNDIEPLFFNGKIFLPSATNLYSFDAKTGKVLSQKTFEENITGKPITDGENIFIASEKNTLYALSPEKLDVLWQFKFDENQNNVKERILYKDKKIFIGAQGSQVSSVYAIDSKAGTQLWKVDFKDDNIEYITEEVNNIWGYTKKKKLFQLDFNGETVFETKLTTLPVSNIEFPADDNLLYYYCDAGLIQFDLTEKDENVYYMRTTLGDNVYTSYLKIIR, via the coding sequence ATGAAAAAAAATCTAATAACTCTTTTATTTGTATTTACCGTTATAAATATGTTTGGGCAGGTACCGGCAACCACAAAAACGGGTAAAACCAATACTTCTAATACTAGTTTATCTCCCGCAGAAATGGTTACCAATAAAGCCATACGTCCGATAAAAAAAATCCCATTAGACGATACCTCAATTCTGATTTATGATTACGATGGTTCTCTTTTTTCATTTGACTTAGTATCCGAATCTATTAATTGGACTGTAAAAGCTACGGATGCTTACACTGAAATGTGTGCTAATAAAATCACGATGCTAAATGGCGTTTTATATGTTCCATTCATTAATGGTGAAATTTTCGCGATAGACAATCAAAGCGGTGATATTTTCTGGAAATCAAGATTAGGTAATATTACAGATCAGATTGTTCTTAAAGACCAAACACCAATCATAAACGATGGAAAATTATTTATAACAGCTCAAAATCAAAATCAAGGCAGCAACCTTTATGCTCTTGATATAAAAGATGGCAGTTTGGTATGGAACTACAAATTAGATTCGGCACAAAATGATATTGAACCTCTTTTTTTCAACGGAAAAATTTTCCTTCCAAGCGCAACCAATCTTTATAGTTTTGATGCAAAAACAGGGAAAGTGCTAAGCCAAAAAACTTTTGAAGAAAATATAACCGGAAAACCAATAACGGATGGCGAAAATATATTTATCGCAAGCGAAAAAAACACTCTTTATGCTTTAAGTCCTGAAAAACTAGATGTTTTATGGCAGTTTAAGTTTGATGAAAATCAAAATAACGTGAAAGAACGCATCTTATATAAAGACAAAAAAATCTTTATTGGCGCGCAGGGTTCACAAGTTAGTTCTGTTTATGCCATTGATTCAAAAGCAGGAACACAGCTATGGAAAGTAGATTTTAAAGACGACAACATCGAATACATTACCGAAGAAGTGAATAATATTTGGGGCTATACCAAAAAGAAAAAACTGTTCCAATTAGACTTCAACGGAGAGACCGTATTCGAAACAAAATTGACAACACTGCCAGTTTCGAACATTGAATTTCCTGCCGATGATAATTTGCTTTATTATTATTGTGACGCTGGTTTAATTCAGTTCGATTTAACCGAAAAAGATGAAAACGTATATTATATGCGAACTACTCTTGGTGATAATGTTTATACTTCTTATTTGAAGATTATTCGATAA